Below is a window of Candidatus Binatia bacterium DNA.
CATCCGTCACGAGCCGTTTGCCTTCACGCACGCGCACACTGGTCGCCATCGCGACCGGCTGCAGCGGGTTCGCGCTCAGATATTGCCCGTTAGCCGTCAGATCGTGCGCAAGCTGCGTCGAGTCTTGGTAACACTGCTCCCGCTCGCTCTCACTCATGGCACTCTCATTCATGTAGATCAGCAGTATGTATTTCATCTCTTGCCTCCGCAGGCCGGCCATAAAGGCCCATATACTTCGTTGCGCTCGGCCCGCTTCGCGTCAACGTACTGAAGAGTACGCCTCCGCTCACGGACCTTCGCGCGCCTCGTCTCCGGACCTTTCTG
It encodes the following:
- a CDS encoding YciI family protein, translated to MKYILLIYMNESAMSESEREQCYQDSTQLAHDLTANGQYLSANPLQPVAMATSVRVREGKRLVTDGPFAETREQLGGYFLIDAKDLDAAMNVAARIPAAEKGTVEIRPVIEIPGLPG